The sequence below is a genomic window from Flavobacterium lipolyticum.
AAAAAGCATTTCTACCTTCGTCGGTACCTAAACGAGGCATTTTCATTCCCCCAACTTTAGTAGCCACATAATCTAGAAAATCCTTTCTTTTTAAAGCGTACATAAAAAAGAATGGATTTACATCACAGAACATAGTTAATGGTAAAATTTCAGTTGTACATACGCCTTCTTTATTTGCTACGACTACCTTATCTAGATAAGGACGTAATTTTGAGTACAACACGTCACCTTTTTTAAAAACACTTTTAGTACTATTTGACTTTCTGTTTTTAAATGTTACCTCATTAATAATATTTGAGCTTTCCTTTTCAATATCTTCTAAATCTAGTACCCACGTTTCATCATTAATATTTTGTGGTTCCGCTTTTTTTGATGAACCATAATTTGTAATTTCTCCTAATCTGCACCACGTCCAATTTTCAGGAAGTTCATAAGGAATTACTTTAGTTAAAATAGGAGGTAACTTTTTTTCTCTTTTGAGTATTTTTTCTTTTATAAGTCGTTGTTTTTCTTTCTTGATTTGTTCCAACAGTTTTGTTGCGGTTTCAGCTTTTGAATTTTCTTCACGCCATTTCACGGTCAATTTTCCCTGCATCGCTTCTGAAAGAATTGATTGTTTTAGTGCTTTTTGTAATTCAAGTTGATTTCTTTTTTCAATTTGAATTTTTATTAACTTATCGTATTTTAATAATGTTTCATCAATCAATTGATACAAATTATTATAACCATTAATTAATTCTCCATTAGCAATTTTAACCGCATCATTCTGTGCTGTTTCATCACATTTTGGGAGTATTAATTTTTTAAGTTTATTAGCATTTACACTTGGTCTAAAATTATCTTCGTTAAGTGACACAATTTGTGACCAATATACATAGCTATTTAGAAAAAGATTCAAAAAGTTTGGATTAGTACGTTCATTAGCTCTGATGCGAATGAGGTAGCCTGCATAAATTGATAGAGCTGGTGGCTCTGAAATTAAAAAGCTTTTTCCTGTTGTTCCTCCTGTTCTTGCAATTAAAATATCGTTGGGGAATAACAAATAGGTTTCTTCATCAGTACAATTGCAATAAGGTACTGTTTCCCAATTTACCTTACCATCTGTTATATCGCTTATTCTTAAGAACTTGTTTCTTCCGTGCACTAATGCAGAGGCATTATAACCATATTGAGTACCTGTAATTAAATCTTCTAAGTGAACTATTTCGGAATTCCTTTCAAAAAAATATTTAAGAATGATAGTGTTACGAATTTGCTTTTTAATCTCGTAATTATCATTCAAAAAAGTTAAAGGAATAAATTTGAATGATAAACTCATAGACTTAATTCTTTTAAAAGTTGATTAATTCTACTTTGGCTTTTGATCATTTTTTCTATTATTTCCGCTCTATTATATTCAATAACTTCTTCAACCTTGTTAGGGTTTTTTATATCTAAATCCCAATTGTTCAAGTCTTTTATATTTACTTTCCAAGAAACTTCACTTTCTTTTCTTTCATTCCACCAATCTATAATTGGTTGAAATTCTTCAAACTGAATGACTTTCTTTTTAGAATAACTTTTTTGTCCAACTGGCAATTCGTGTCTGTAATACCAAATATCCTTTGTAGGACTTCCTTTTTGAAAGAATAACAAGTTAGTAGCAACGGTAGCTGGAAAGAATGTGCTTTGTGGTAAACGTATTATTGTGTGTAAATTACAATCGGTTAACAGTTTCTCACGAATACGAGCTTTAACCCCCTCACCCGTAATAGAACCATCGGGTAGTACAATGGCGGCACGTCCATTATTTTTTAATAATTGAAGCATTAGTATAACAAACAAATCTGCACTTTCTTTACAACGATACGAAGCAGGAAAATTGGTTTCTACACCGTCGGCAATACTCGCACCAAATGGAGGGTTTGCTAAGATTACATCAACCCGGTCTTTAGCCGTAATTCCGTTGTATTCTTTTTTCAAACTATCGATATAATGATAATCTGGTACTTCAATACCGTGTAAAATCAAATTGGTTAAACCCAATACGTAAGAGACTGGTTTTAGTTCCCAACCGGTTATACTTTTTTGTAAAACAGGTTCGTCATGAATAGTACTTACATAGTTTTCGCGCACGTAGTCTATGGCGGCTGATAAAAATCCGCCGGTTCCTGCTGCTGGGTCTAATACTTTTTCTCCCAACTGTGGGTTGATCATTTGCGTCATCAATTGCGTTACCGCTCTTGGTGTATAATATTCTCCCTTATTACCTGCATCTCGTAATTCTTGAAGAATGCTTTCATAAATATTTCCAAAAATTTGTTTGTCTTCAGTTTTATTAAAATCAATTTCATTTAGCTTGTTGATTACTTTACGCATTTCGTAACCTGACTTCATATAGTTATTTGAGCCATCAAAAACTTCTCTTACAATTGCTGCACGCTCTGGATTTATATTACTTGTCAACTCTTTTAATGTTGCAAAAAGACCTTTATTACTTTCAGCATTACTATCAATAAATTCTAACAATTCTTCTCCTGTTATTCCTTCGGAATTGGCGGCCCAATTACGCCACTGAAACTTTGAAGGTATAACTGTAATGTAATCATCTTTTGTTAATTCTAACTCAATGTCTTTATCATCAATAATTTTTAAAAACAACATCCATCCAAGTTGTTCTAATCGTTGAGCGTCTCCCGAGATTCCTCTATCTTGACGCATTATATTTCTAATACTGCTTATTACCGCACCTACGTTTGCCATTATAGTATATTTCTATTATATTTTAGGGAATAAATGTTGTACTCTGGTTCTGGATTACCTGTATCAATATTTATAAAATAAATTCTTCTCATTCTTGATGGTTCTGTTTCAAAAAAACTACGATGTAGTCTTATTAAATTTAGCATATCGTTAAATCTTCTATTAACAGTTATCATCACAACATTTTTAAAATTTAAATAAGAAGCAGTTGCTTCAATAAGCTTATTGAAATCGGCTGATAAATTGATAGTCGCGTCTGTTTTTACTTCAATAAACATTCTTTGGTCATTCCTGTTTTCTTGGGCTTGATGCAAGACTAAATCAGGCCTCATTCCAACTGATAGTTTTGTTATATCAAAATGTAAGATAAGATTATTGTAATAATTTGCATTCACAGGAACTTCAATTATATTTTTAAATCTATGATAGAGTTCGGCTGTGAATGGATTTTCAGTTACTTGATTATACTGTGTTTGATCTTCTCTTGTGCCAATTGCATTAAAATATCTTGAATTCACTTGCGTCACAGCACTAAGTAAATCAATTACGCATTTATCCATTTTTAAGCTTTTTTATATAATTCTTCTTCAAGTTCTTTAATTGCTAATTCATACTGAGGTTTTCCACCAAAAGCGTTTATTAGTTCCACAGGTGTACCTAATTCATTTATTGGTTTTAGTTTTAAAACTTCCAAACTTTCAATCGTCAATACTCCATCATCAGCATATTTATCTAATAGATTAGATAAAATTGTTTGTGCCTTTTCTGAATATTTAGTAAAATAATTTCTTTTTTTTACATTATTAGCTCGGTCTTTTCTTGATAAAGCAGGCATATCAAAAGCAACGTGACACACTAA
It includes:
- a CDS encoding restriction endonuclease subunit S, with the protein product MSLSFKFIPLTFLNDNYEIKKQIRNTIILKYFFERNSEIVHLEDLITGTQYGYNASALVHGRNKFLRISDITDGKVNWETVPYCNCTDEETYLLFPNDILIARTGGTTGKSFLISEPPALSIYAGYLIRIRANERTNPNFLNLFLNSYVYWSQIVSLNEDNFRPSVNANKLKKLILPKCDETAQNDAVKIANGELINGYNNLYQLIDETLLKYDKLIKIQIEKRNQLELQKALKQSILSEAMQGKLTVKWREENSKAETATKLLEQIKKEKQRLIKEKILKREKKLPPILTKVIPYELPENWTWCRLGEITNYGSSKKAEPQNINDETWVLDLEDIEKESSNIINEVTFKNRKSNSTKSVFKKGDVLYSKLRPYLDKVVVANKEGVCTTEILPLTMFCDVNPFFFMYALKRKDFLDYVATKVGGMKMPRLGTDEGRNAFFPLPPLNEQKVIVEKLEILFKNCDILKNEINISEQYAQNLTQAVLKEAFKIKDSSDSLFEDVNYSLYVAMIHKQIENRLKINYGEVATQKTVFNINAFTDQKIPYNFINSNHGTFSPQLKEDLVKNEYLTKDRKGNREVFVIQPSKEKEVLNALTNAQNREFIKAVNSVLDIYEMSFINKETDKIELLNTVAKLIIDTKSTDLEIIYNDMQKWQIKQNGFKTKAEKFSKTDTKKMISLIENLELVEKLKKFA
- a CDS encoding N-6 DNA methylase, with the protein product MANVGAVISSIRNIMRQDRGISGDAQRLEQLGWMLFLKIIDDKDIELELTKDDYITVIPSKFQWRNWAANSEGITGEELLEFIDSNAESNKGLFATLKELTSNINPERAAIVREVFDGSNNYMKSGYEMRKVINKLNEIDFNKTEDKQIFGNIYESILQELRDAGNKGEYYTPRAVTQLMTQMINPQLGEKVLDPAAGTGGFLSAAIDYVRENYVSTIHDEPVLQKSITGWELKPVSYVLGLTNLILHGIEVPDYHYIDSLKKEYNGITAKDRVDVILANPPFGASIADGVETNFPASYRCKESADLFVILMLQLLKNNGRAAIVLPDGSITGEGVKARIREKLLTDCNLHTIIRLPQSTFFPATVATNLLFFQKGSPTKDIWYYRHELPVGQKSYSKKKVIQFEEFQPIIDWWNERKESEVSWKVNIKDLNNWDLDIKNPNKVEEVIEYNRAEIIEKMIKSQSRINQLLKELSL